In Portunus trituberculatus isolate SZX2019 chromosome 28, ASM1759143v1, whole genome shotgun sequence, the genomic stretch CAAAGGGGAGCTTGATAGGTTCTGTGATGCAATGTTGAGTGAGTATTGCTTATCCATCAACACTTCTATAAAAGCCTCGTCACTGCTACTCTGCTAGGAATAACTGCTAGGTGTTGAttggttcttttcttcatttccttactcTGTTATTCATTACGTGCTAGATTAGTTATGGGTGTCTGTGGTGCTGTGCTTGCTTACAGGCCTCAGGGTTTGTACTCAGATTAATCCAGtcccttttatcatttattctgtttcttatcCTGGTAGTTCTCATCATAGATGTGTTCTTCTCTCCATATGCTATTTATTCAACATCTTTCTGAtctgcttctcttttccctttactctaGTCTGCTGTGCTTGAGTTATACAATGATCTCTAtatttgtccttttctcctttactctaaAGTGTCTCCTGGATTCAAAACAATTGCagcttattgatgatataattgaataatacttgttttctgttgatcagcaCACTTATGACAAGGTTGACTATGACTTTCCTCAAGATCTAACAGCCACGCAtttcctgggacaccattcagaccGAGACACAGGAGCCACTTTATAGTACCATTCCTTAAAGATCCCTCTGGTCTGTGTGTTCTCATGCTGATCCACTCACATCCTTGTCACAGTTTGTTCACCCAGTACACTTTCTCACATGCTCCTCTCGGTTTCAGTGATTCGCCAGGAGATCCGTGACCTGGAGGAAGGACGTAGTGATCCCAAATGCAACCCGCTCAACATGTCACCTCACCCACTGGTCActgtcaccagctccacctgggACCGACCCTACACTCGAGAACAGGCTGCCTTCCCTGCTGTGAGTAGGCCTAACTGACACATTAACTTAACATTCCCTTTCCTGTCTTTACTATACAGTGTTATGTGACTCGGGCAATCATTCAtgtcccttcaccttcctccttcagaTATGCCAGACTGTTACTCTCTGTGgttcttttttattaacttgtgtctttgtcctcctctcccccagCCTTTCATCCGTCCTGAATCGAAGTGGTGGCCAACGGTAGGAAGGATTGACGACATCTATGGTGACCGCAACCTTGTGTGCACGTGTCCCCCCATGGAGGCTTACACTTCACCCTACGACCAGTGATGAGAGGAGAGTCACACACTTGAGCTCCTAACACATgtccatctcccttccttcctttgtttcctagTACCTTCCTGTTATCTTCCTCCagttcacttctttcctttctataaaatgtatcttccttctttccttcattttccagtaCCTTTTTCaattatcccttcctttcctttcaatctAGTGttatatcttccttccttcatttctcagtGCTAAagcttcctgtcttcctttattcttatcatcctctccacttttctttcttcagtgcTCTTCTaaaatctttttcttcctctccaagtAATGCTATGTTTATCATCCTTTGTTTCCCcagtacttcctcttccttctttccttaatctCCAGTCTTGACAGCTTCTTTATGTTgtctttccttcagtccttaTCTAGAAtcccctccattttctttcttttctctcccattattccttccatctttcctttccttccttcctttctactccTAACAccttccttctgtgtgtgtgtgtgtgtgtgtgtgtgtgtgtgtgtgtgtgtgtgtgtgtgtgtgtgtgtgtgtgtgtgtgtgtgtgtgtaggcactTGGTATATATATTGCACTATTCTCTAAAAAATGTATACATCTTGATTATACAAACTTGTGTATGCATATATAAAACTATAGAAATATACAGTAAATATAGGATCTAAAGCTTAAAAGACAatatcagtgagagagagagagagagagagagagagagagagagagagagagagagagagagaatatcatttACATATTATGCAATCTAATGTTGACTAATACAACTCACATTTATTCTGATCAGTTGTCAAGACTCGTTCATAGTCAGTAAGGTAAGGCTGTGTGCAATCAATACTCCCAGCACTGAGGAACACTTGGTAAGTTCTCCCCACAAACCTTAACATTAATGAAAGTGGGATGCATTCTCAAACATTGCACTGTCGGACCTTCCCTAATAGTAACAGgctcaaggatgttttcaagggtttttCATGATTCTTTAGTTTGATAAGGACTGTGCttaggggagaagaaaagaatacccATGAGAACCAGACTGAAAATTTCTGTAGTGCTAAAGAGAGGACAATGTTAAAGGATCAAAGTTTTTCATTAgcataaatcaaatcaaatgctgctttttctacttttcttttttttttctgaaagttGATGCACTGAACTAATTTTATGTATGaaccttttattttccatttatttgaGCTGCACAATACACAATGAATAAAGGTTATGGAAGCTCATTGAGTTGTCGTTCATCCTTCAGTTCTGTACAGCTGTGACCTCTTCATCAACGAGTGGCACTGGACTTACTAACGCTAAGGAACTCTAGTGCATGACCTCATCAATAGAATAGTGGTCTTAAAGGTAGTTAGGTGACTGCTAAGACCATCAGGCAAATATACAAGAGAAGTGCTAATaaaaattttcattattttgaacATACAAACTGCTTGGTATAAAAGTGCCTTCAGTGTTGCCAGGCACAGGGCAGTGTATACATTGTCAGTAACACAAACATTAATGCCACATGACATTAAATAACACAGCTTAACATTAGGAAACAAACCATTTATTCACTCAGTTTTTGGTCCCTTTAGGATGGAACAATTACACTAACATTCAAGAAAATGCACATCACTAATGGAATGATCTGTACCAAATGTCAGAACATCAGGTGGTAAACTTGCCAGCAACACACACCTTCCTGAGAGTAGATGCTAGTGACTAGCTGGGAGTGAAATGCCCATGTATCCAAACCATTAAGTGGGGAACTGGTAAGGAAGGATGCAAGTTAATCATTCAGTCCACAGCCAAGTATTTTATAAAACTTTCCATtgagaataaggaagggaaCACCATATTATAATCAAGCCATAATCCTTTCAAGTGTTATCCAAAGGCAAAGGTggacaggagaaaagaagactTCATCTAACCAATgcttcatcatcctcatcattcaATTACACCATATCAAACCTCAATCTCTTCAAGTAGCCAGAGATGGGAGAAGTAGATGGTAGGAAAGGTAGCAGAAATTGGCCTAacagatcatcatcatcatcatcatcatcatcattacagcatcagtgacaataataaagaaaatataattcaTATATAACAGGTTGTTTATAGGTAGATTATGACAAGATGataactactattaatactatatACCAACCATCTTTCTGATAAAATAtttataatgaatgaatgagatagTTCATTAGatcaaaattactactactactactactactactactacagcacttATCAGACAGAAAATTAACTTCAAAATCAAAACTACAATACTTGTGTATTCAATGAACGTTAGTACAAATTTACAAAGATTCTGTTATAAAGGATCACTAAACAATTGTTGTGCTTCTACCTCAAGAGTTCTACATATGTAACACCATCATGAGTAAAATATCTATCAATATAATACTTATACCATGGTTTttctgtgtatgagagagagagagagagagatacaagataatactaaagaaaatacaaaaaagaaaaagagaaagagacttcCTGCTTCTGAAACTAAACCATAAGGAAGAGCCTGGATGTCTTGCCTACTCAaacactagcagcagcagcagcatcagtctTAGTGGCATTAGAGGCAGAGGTGGACTCATTGTGCCCCTCCTCTGCCATCACCTCAATAACTCGACTGGCAAGATTCTGCaggtctttcttcctcctgttggcAGCTTCAATGAcctggaaagaagaaagtgtatGAATCTGAGTACCTTTTTATATGCTTCAGTGAtttgggaagaaggaagatgtggtATTAGCTTGAGTCTTTACAAGCTTCAGTTATCTGAGAAAAAAGGTGTGGTATGAATATTAATGTATTTTATCAGGTTTCAGTAACCTAGAAAAGGAGGTGTGATGTGAATTCTAAGTGTCTAATTCAATAGCAAGACTAAAAACGAACATGCCTTGTAATGTGATGTCAGAGCAACGAGTCAATGGAATGAACTGACAGACAATGTGGTACATGCATGGAACATTCATAGTTACAAAgataaatatgacaaaaaaataggACAAATCAACTCTAAAAGGCAGAATATTGTGAAACCTGACTTAATCCTGCAAAAATACAAGcaattagaacacacacacacacacacacacacctcttcatgGTTGGCCTTAGCTTCAGTGTCATACTCAACGATGCACTTGTTGGTAATGAGGGAAAAGGCAAACACTCTGATGCCACAGTgccgcgccaccaccacctgtaggAACAAGAAATTAATACACACCACATACGTACATTTCATACAGGAACTACTACATGTCCATTTACTAGcttgcagcttcctttcctTTGACTATTCTAAATAtctatttcattcatctttaagacaggacaaaaaagagagatggagggatagaAGACTCACAATACCTTATACTAATCTAatttcttaatcctttcagtacaaagacatgttttcatatttattctgcatactgtctggtggttttatacagcttcagaaacttaagtggggattaaaaaaatgaagattgtgaccattaatcttttgacctccatagacctttcataatgtaaataaaatcgtctaatcacactcaaaacgaaaggtaaaaaataataaaaatgcgtcccagtaatgaagaggttaatctcCAAACTTACTTCAGGCACAGTGCTCATTCCCACAGCATCCACTCCAAGGATCCTCAGTAGATTCAGTTCAGCCACAGTCTCATAAGTAGGTCCTCCCAGCATCACATAGACCCCTTCCTTCACTGCATCCCCAAGGCCCATGTCCAGTGCTATCTCCCCTGCGCGGCGCCTCAGGGAGCGGTCATAGGCGTTGTTCATGGCAGGGAAACGTGGCCCAAAGCGTTCATCATTCTTGCCACGTAGCGGCGAGTCACCGACAAAGCCCTGAAGATTTATAAAGCAATGACTGAATATTGATACGGTAACTCGTACTTCAGAACCTGAcatgaatgaaagaagtaaaTTTGTAATCATTTATGCTGTGTAGAGAAGAGTTGCCAGTCAAGTGAAGGGTTTTGCATGAAGCAATTTGTTCATAACAGGAATTTTAATTAGATATTCGATGACACCTTTTGCTGCTGGTGCCGTCTTTCAATATTGCTCTCTAAACTCATACTGATCTATGACATCAACAAGCTGATGGAAGGATGCTGCAGTAGTCAATATACGTTCAGACAAATTCCTATCGTGAGCACCGAAAGTGAAAGGGAAAATTCCGCTTGGTGACACCTCTACTCATATCATAATTGTATAATCTTACCATTATTCCCTCACCAAGTGCTATAAAAATTCCGTCAATCTGGGATGTGTGCATGTGAGCGCAATCCACAGTCTTCTtaatatcagtgtgtgtgtgtgtgtgtgtgtgtgtgttacatcatACAGgcacatttcagagagagagagagagagagagagagagagagagagagagaatcttgtaATGATGTTAGAATTgagaaacaaattaaaaatatgaggaaatgcCACGTgaccccccccaacacacacacacacacacacacacatgacacgcttataaaacacctgacaaattaagtgaaaaaaaaaaagactaagaaagggaaaaacaataGAATCGTAAATAATAGacttgaaaacaaaaagaaaggcagcttaagaaaagtaatgaaacaTATAGCATAGtcacgaactctctctctctctctctctctctctctctctctctcatacctgcatATTGATGTGGTCCTTAATGATCATGATATCTCCCACGTTGTACGAAGGGTTAAGTCCACCAGCAGCATTCGTCACCACCAGCTGTTCCACACCCATGACTTTCATCACACGAACTGGCATCGCGCACTAGAAAAAATTTTAAACCATTGTGAAAttaaagtgagaaaagagaacagagaagtGTGGAATTAAAAGTGATAGGACATGATTAGATTGCATTGTTGATTtattgcaaggaggaggaggaggagagaatgaacagttaagatatgaaataaaataataattcgACAAAAACAAGGGATATAAAAACAATGCATAGCTGAACTTTCAAGAAGGATGCGAATGAGAAGGGCTGCCAAAGAAAGGATGGTGAATATTCGTGTTAAGAAAAATACACGTGTCTGAGTCTTAAAAAATTAATAGTCTTCACTGCGCCTTTCTTGATC encodes the following:
- the LOC123510271 gene encoding purine nucleoside phosphorylase-like isoform X1, which codes for MSSLVNNLIVPGHDKDVANTNGTVIQVAARDGENGSRKNLVGCRMKWAANSNGRERGVLRPLASGGGSMCLELTVTGEETPYSFEVIEESARYLLAKTRHRPKIGVICGSGLGGLAEQLQDSDEFPYETIPNFPVSTVVGHAGRMVIGLISGIPVLCMQGRFHSYEGYPLWKCAMPVRVMKVMGVEQLVVTNAAGGLNPSYNVGDIMIIKDHINMQGFVGDSPLRGKNDERFGPRFPAMNNAYDRSLRRRAGEIALDMGLGDAVKEGVYVMLGGPTYETVAELNLLRILGVDAVGMSTVPEVVVARHCGIRVFAFSLITNKCIVEYDTEAKANHEEVIEAANRRKKDLQNLASRVIEVMAEEGHNESTSASNATKTDAAAAASV
- the LOC123510271 gene encoding purine nucleoside phosphorylase-like isoform X2; this translates as MSSLVNNLIVPGHDKDVANTNGTVIQVAARDGENGSRERGVLRPLASGGGSMCLELTVTGEETPYSFEVIEESARYLLAKTRHRPKIGVICGSGLGGLAEQLQDSDEFPYETIPNFPVSTVVGHAGRMVIGLISGIPVLCMQGRFHSYEGYPLWKCAMPVRVMKVMGVEQLVVTNAAGGLNPSYNVGDIMIIKDHINMQGFVGDSPLRGKNDERFGPRFPAMNNAYDRSLRRRAGEIALDMGLGDAVKEGVYVMLGGPTYETVAELNLLRILGVDAVGMSTVPEVVVARHCGIRVFAFSLITNKCIVEYDTEAKANHEEVIEAANRRKKDLQNLASRVIEVMAEEGHNESTSASNATKTDAAAAASV